The Porites lutea chromosome 11, jaPorLute2.1, whole genome shotgun sequence genome includes a region encoding these proteins:
- the LOC140953341 gene encoding myeloperoxidase-like, with protein MWFSRLLLGIFLTGFAYEVRQVSSSNEAAQQTLDTLELTNCRDELKDRLACLRYNYRTINGSCNNLCNITQGATGRPLRRFRNLGAEYQPPNDQPRSKTVNNQPLPNPRRISRVVFRSNNRDVNGIRPDFTHITMTWGQFLDHDVTLTELTPNVECGGNDEPCVTNNDDCIGIPLNGNNGNDRLEFNLTAECIPLRRSLRVDSQQVNEITSYIDASQVYGSDEALALRLRDTKANLGFLDVSPYINTNDRPRLPDAEAEAFCRSTDRSSRPCFLAGDIRVNENHALMAMHLLWVREHNRIAKVLHVLNPHWDDERLYQEARKIVGAEIQHITYNEWLVVLFPSRELVAVAR; from the exons ATGTGGTTCTCAAG GCTTCTTTTGGGTATCTTTCTGACTGGTTTTGCATATGAAGTTCGTCAAGTATCGTCTTCAAATGAGGCTGCTCAGCAAACCTTGGACACACTTGAGCTGACAAACTGCCGCGACGAGCTCAAAGACCGATTAGCATGTCTCCGGTACAATTATCGCACTATTAACGGCTCATGCAACAATTTGTGTAACATAACTCAGGGAGCAACTGGAAGACCACTACGACGTTTCCGTAATCTCGGTGCGGAATATCAACCACCAAACGATCAACCTCGAAGTAAAACAGTGAATAACCAGCCCTTGCCAAATCCAAGGCGAATAAGCCGAGTTGTCTTTCGTAGCAATAATAGAGATGTAAACGGCATCAGACCGGATTTCACTCACATAACCATGACCTGGGGACAATTCTTAGATCATGACGTCACTCTGACAGAGCTGACACCAAATGTGGAGTGCGGGGGCAACGATGAACCGTGTGTAACCAACAACGATGATTGCATTGGAATTCCTTTGAATGGCAATAACGGTAACGATAGATTGGAATTTAATTTAACAGCAGAGTGTATACCCCTGAGAAGGTCCCTAAGAGTAGACTCGCAACAG GTAAATGAGATCACGTCTTACATCGATGCCTCACAAGTGTACGGATCGGATGAAGCTTTGGCATTGAGGCTTCGAGACACAAAAGCAAACCTAGGGTTCTTGGATGTGAGTCCTTACATCAACACTAATGATAGACCCAGGCTACCAGATGCCGAAGCAGAAGCTTTCTGCAGATCAACAGATCGCAGTAGCAGACCGTGCTTTCTTGCTGGTGACATAAGAGTGAACGAAAATCACG CTTTGATGGCGATGCACTTGCTATGGGTACGTGAGCACAATCGTATCGCAAAAGTATTGCACGTGCTCAATCCTCACTGGGATGACGAGAGGCTATATCAGGAAGCACGTAAGATTGTTGGGGCTGAGATTCAACACATAACTTACAATGAGTGGCTTGTAGTTCTTTTCCCAAGTAGAGAATTG GTAGCTGTCGCCAGGTAA